Genomic DNA from Desulfovibrio sp.:
TGAGCAGGTGCTCTTGCTGCAAGGGCGCGACACCTCACATCTCTCCCAAGGCTCTTCATGCGGCACCCTCCATTGCAAGCCCCCCTGCTCTGGCAGACGTATCTGGGCTTCTGGATAGCGGGCATTACCGCGGCCCCCTGGCCCCTGCCCTCGCTTTGCTGCGCCGTGCTGCTGTTTTTTGCGGATGCCCGCCTGTGGCGCGCCGCGCGCACGGCTCTGGCCTCCTTGTGCCTTTTGGCGGGATTTCTGACAGGATACTGGCAGCTCTATGGCTGCCCGTGGCAAACACTGCTCACAACAGAGGAGCAGGCAAGGCAAACGGGCCAGCCGCTCCAATGGCTGCACGAATCTGCCCAGCCGCCGCGCGTGTGCGGCATTGTGCGCGATATGCAGGGCCTGCCCGACAATCGCCTGCGCCTGCTGCTGAGCGATGTGCGCCCCGCATATGCAGACGGCAGAGGCAGCCTGACCGCTGCCTCTGATGCTGCCGCAATACCGCCAGACGCCGCAAATCCAACGGTTCGCCCCCTGCCCGGCAAACTGGCCTGGACATGGGAAGCCCCCGCTGCCTCCATAGCCCTTTCTCCTCCGCTCCCCGGCCAGGCAGTCTGCCTGACGCGCCGCCCCATGCCCGCGCAGGGCTTTGCCAACGAAGGCCAGACCGACTGGGGCCTGTGGCTGGCGGCTCAAGGTGTGCGCTGGCGCATGTGGACTCTGGGCAATCAGGGAGAGCCGCGTATTTCCGGCCAGCCGTCCCTCTCCGCCCGCTGGCGCGAATCCTTGCGGCAGGATTTTGTGCACGCGCTGTTTCCGGCCCAGAAGGCGGCACAGCCCCATGTGGGAGGGCCAGACGAAACCATAGCGGCTGGCGCTTCCCCTCCGCCATCCCATAACAAACCCACGCCGTACAAGCTTTCGCAGGGCAAGGCCATCCTGCTGGCTCTGCTCTTTGGCGACAGGCAATACCTGAACCAGCAGACACTGAACAATTTTGCCTCGGCCACGCTTGTGCACAGTCTCGCCCTTTCCGGCCAGCACCTTACCGTGGCGGGCCTTGTGGGCCTGCTCTGCGTACTTGCCGCCGCGCGGGTTCGCCCCGGCATCTACCTGCGCCGCCCCCGCGCCGTCTGGGCGCTACTGGCAACACTGCCGCCAGCACTGGCCTACCTGTGGCTGGGCGATGCCCCGGCGTCATTGCTGCGGGCTGCCGTCATGCTGCTGCTTCTTGCCGTCTATTTTTTGCGCGGGCGGCCCCACACAACACTTGATGTGCTCTGCGCCGCCCTGCTCTGCATCAGCGTGGTCTCCCCGCTGAGCATGCTGGACACAGGCCTGCAACTTTCCGTGCTGTGCGTGGCGGTTATCGGCATGAGCCTGCCCTGGCTGCGGGTGCTGGCCCCGGAACCGGATACGGCTGCGCAAATGCGGCAAACCGGTGGTTTTGGCAGACATGTGAATCAGAGGCTCCGGCGGGGAACCTGGGTATTAACGCGAATATTTCTGGTTTCCCTGGGCATCCAGATTGCCCTGCTGCCTCTGAACATGCTGCTGTTCAACAATATGGGGCACTGGTTCTGGCTCAATGTGCTCTGGCTGCCAGTAGCCGACATGCTGGTGTTGCCCGCCTCGGTGCTTGGCCTGTTTCTGTCCGCGCTAGGCCTTGACCTTGCGGCGCGGGCAGTGCTGGACATGGCGGCTCTGCCCTGCCAATGGCTTACAGACTGCCTTGCGTGGCTGGCTGGCGCAAACCTGTTGCTGCCCCCGGCCCTGCTGCGTCCGCACTGGACAGCCCTGCCGGCTTTTGCGGCCTTGCTTGGGGCGCTGGCGCTGAAGGCGGGGCGCGCAGACCTGCCCCGCGCGGCGCAACGTCTGCTGCTGGCCGGGGCGCTGCTGTTATGCGTTGGCCCTATCCTGCGCACTGTAGAGCGCCTGTCAGACCACATTCGCCTTGATGTGCTGGATGTTGGCCAGAGTCAGGCCCTGTTGCTGCGTCTGCCGGGGCATGTGCGTCTGCTGCTGGACGGCGGGGGCAGCGCCTCGCCGCGTTTTGATCCGGGGCAGGCGCTGGTGGCCCCGGCCCTGACCTATAATGACGCGCCGCACATGGCCGCCGTGCTCAACACCCACCCAGACCTTGACCACATGGGCGGATTACTGCACATACTGCGCGTTTTTCGCGTGGATCACCTGCTGGACAATGGGCGCGAAGGCAAGGGCAGCTGGGGCGAACAGTGGCGTGCGGCACGCACGGACCACCACAGCCGCGGCCTTGTGCGTGGGGATGTTCTGATACTGGGCAAACCGTCTCTGGGGCTGCGCCTGGAAGTTTTGCACCCGCCAATGAACGAGTGGGACGCATGGCAAGGCAACGATGCCTCGGTGGTGGCCCGGCTGACCCAGCATGGCCGTGGTCTGGCCCTGTTTCTGGGCGATGCGGAACGCCCGGTGCTGCGCCGTCTGATTGATAATGGCGATGACCTGCGCGCCGAGGTTGTTGTTGCGCCGCACCATGGTTCTGCCACAGGGTTTCTGCCGGAATTTTATGAGGCGGTGCAGCCCGGCGTCGTGGTCGCCTCATGCGGATTTGAAAACCGCTACGGCTACCCTTCGCAATCGCTGCGCGCGTGGTGCGCTGCCGCGAGCGCCCCGCTATATTACACAGGACGTGACGGCGCAGTGCGGATTATCTGGCCCTCGCGGGGCGACAGCCTTGGCCCGCCAGCCGTACATTCCGCACGCCCCTGAACGCATACACCCCGGCGGCCTTTGCAGGCAACCGGGGTGCATCAGGAGGAACAACAGCGCCTCTTGCAGGTATCGATTATTTTTTAAGCCAGGCTTCTACCATCTGGGGATTTTCCTTTATAAAGCGGCGGGCGTTTTCCAGAGGATCTGCGCCCTTTTCCTGATTCCAGTTCATGAGCCTCTGGAGCTGGCTTGGATCTTCGTACCGGAAGTTGGTCAAAAAGGCCCAGGCATCAGGATGATCCTTTTTCAGCCCTTTGCGGCCAACCTTGAAGATGCCTTCTTCCTTGCCCAGGCTGCCCAGCGGATCATCCAGATAATGCATCTGCCAGCGGCCAAACATCCAGTGGGGCGACCATGCCGTCACCACAATCCACTCCTGCTTGCGGATGGCCTCAGCCAAGCTGGAGGTCATGATGGTTCCACTGCCCTCCACAAGCTGCAACTGCTTTATATCATAATCTTTCAGAGCTTTTTCCGTAAGCTGCATCAGGCCGGAACCCGGATCAATGCCCACAATGCGCCCCTTGAACTTGTCCGCATTGGCGTCCAGTTCATCAATGGACTTGAGCGGCACATAGTCCGGCACGGCCAGCCCCAGACGCGCGCCGCCCACAAGCTTGCCCAGCATTTCCACCTGATTTTTCACCTTGCCGTACATGGCGGCGTGGGTGTCGGGCAGCCATGCCGTCACCATGGCATCGGCATCGCCGGTAGCAATACTTGTCCATAATATTGGCTGGGTAACGGGCAGCAATTCCACCTTGTAACCGAGCTTGTCTTCCAGCACGGCCTTGGCAAGATTGCTGG
This window encodes:
- a CDS encoding ComEC/Rec2 family competence protein — translated: MRHPPLQAPLLWQTYLGFWIAGITAAPWPLPSLCCAVLLFFADARLWRAARTALASLCLLAGFLTGYWQLYGCPWQTLLTTEEQARQTGQPLQWLHESAQPPRVCGIVRDMQGLPDNRLRLLLSDVRPAYADGRGSLTAASDAAAIPPDAANPTVRPLPGKLAWTWEAPAASIALSPPLPGQAVCLTRRPMPAQGFANEGQTDWGLWLAAQGVRWRMWTLGNQGEPRISGQPSLSARWRESLRQDFVHALFPAQKAAQPHVGGPDETIAAGASPPPSHNKPTPYKLSQGKAILLALLFGDRQYLNQQTLNNFASATLVHSLALSGQHLTVAGLVGLLCVLAAARVRPGIYLRRPRAVWALLATLPPALAYLWLGDAPASLLRAAVMLLLLAVYFLRGRPHTTLDVLCAALLCISVVSPLSMLDTGLQLSVLCVAVIGMSLPWLRVLAPEPDTAAQMRQTGGFGRHVNQRLRRGTWVLTRIFLVSLGIQIALLPLNMLLFNNMGHWFWLNVLWLPVADMLVLPASVLGLFLSALGLDLAARAVLDMAALPCQWLTDCLAWLAGANLLLPPALLRPHWTALPAFAALLGALALKAGRADLPRAAQRLLLAGALLLCVGPILRTVERLSDHIRLDVLDVGQSQALLLRLPGHVRLLLDGGGSASPRFDPGQALVAPALTYNDAPHMAAVLNTHPDLDHMGGLLHILRVFRVDHLLDNGREGKGSWGEQWRAARTDHHSRGLVRGDVLILGKPSLGLRLEVLHPPMNEWDAWQGNDASVVARLTQHGRGLALFLGDAERPVLRRLIDNGDDLRAEVVVAPHHGSATGFLPEFYEAVQPGVVVASCGFENRYGYPSQSLRAWCAAASAPLYYTGRDGAVRIIWPSRGDSLGPPAVHSARP
- a CDS encoding glycine betaine ABC transporter substrate-binding protein, which codes for MTRRLFIMVLAIMVLWAWPAQAAASSKQNKTLKIVYVEWDCATASSNLAKAVLEDKLGYKVELLPVTQPILWTSIATGDADAMVTAWLPDTHAAMYGKVKNQVEMLGKLVGGARLGLAVPDYVPLKSIDELDANADKFKGRIVGIDPGSGLMQLTEKALKDYDIKQLQLVEGSGTIMTSSLAEAIRKQEWIVVTAWSPHWMFGRWQMHYLDDPLGSLGKEEGIFKVGRKGLKKDHPDAWAFLTNFRYEDPSQLQRLMNWNQEKGADPLENARRFIKENPQMVEAWLKK